A window of the Helianthus annuus cultivar XRQ/B chromosome 4, HanXRQr2.0-SUNRISE, whole genome shotgun sequence genome harbors these coding sequences:
- the LOC110933268 gene encoding uncharacterized protein LOC110933268: protein METLGKVHIWLDPASTAHTKEPQVEKSVEKRPVGVRSSPLVDHSHVPYPARLKHQKYAKEYRQFLEMFKQLKINLPFIEALQSMPKYVKFLKDLLKRKDRIGELSNILLTGGCSAVVLNKLPEKLTDPGTFTIPCFFGRAVNPAHALADLGASINLMPFSLYEKLRLGELTPTRMSLSLADRSVKYPRGVIENLLEVDKFVFPVDFVDLDMEADERVPIILGRPFLCTAKAVMMSLPVRFHFVRAMR from the coding sequence AAGGAGCCTCAAGTAGAAAAGAGTGTTGAAAAACGTCCAGTAGGGGTTAGGTCGTCACCTTTAGTTGATCATTCACACGTCCCATACCCCGCCCGCCTTAAGCATCaaaaatatgctaaggaatatagGCAATTTCTCGAAATGTTTAAGCAATTAAAGATCAACCTTCCTTTCATCGAAGCCTTACAGTCCATGCCTAAATACGTCAAATTCCTTAAGGACCTTCTCAAACGTAAGGATAGGATAGGTGAGCTTTCAAATATTCTATTGACCGGAGGTTGTTCTGCGGTGGTCTTGAATAAGCTACCGGAGAAACTAACTGACCCGGGTACATTCACCATTCCATGCTTCTTCGGGCGTGCCGTTAACCCCGCCCATGCCTTAGCCGACTTAGGTGCTAGCATCAACTTGATGCCGTTCTCTCTTTATGAGAAGCTACGGTTAGGAGAGCTTACACCCACGCGTATGTCATTGTCCTTAGCCGACCGCTCGGTTAAATATCCTCGTGGAGTCATAGAGAATTTGCTTGAGGTAGATAAGTTCGTGTTTCCCGTAGACTTCGTGGATCTAGATATGGAGGCCGATGAGAGAGTTCCGATCATTCTTGGCCGTCCATTCCTTTGTACCGCAAAGGCAGTCATGATGTCTTTGCCGGTAAGATTTCACTTCGTGCGGGCGAT